One window of the Thunnus albacares chromosome 3, fThuAlb1.1, whole genome shotgun sequence genome contains the following:
- the LOC122975614 gene encoding son of sevenless homolog 1-like, translated as MQAAQLQYDFFNEENAPKWRGLLVPSLEKVLNQVHPNLVSQQEALQYIEELILLLLSMLCQAQPRSVQDVEERVQKSFPHPIDKWAIADAQAAIEKRKRRNPLALPVDKIHPLLKEVLGYKIDHQVSVYMVAVLEYISADILKLAGNYVRNIRHYEISQQDITVAMCADKVLMDMFHQDEEDISGFPLMDEEPSANEEQNYYELVRSFMSDGRQYLRQLNLLIKVFREPFNSSPMLFSQHDVDSIFSRIVDIHEVTVKLLGLIEDTVEMTDEGSPHPLVGSCFEDLAEELAFDPYETYTQDILRSGFHEHFLSQVSKPGAAFHLQSICEGFKEAVQYVLPRLLLTPVYHCLHLFEILKQLEEKSEDEEDKECLKQAITALLNLQSSMERICSRSLAKRRLSESACRFYSHQMKGKHLAIKKMNEIQKNIDGWEGKDIGQCCNEFIMEGTLTRVGAKHERHIFLFDGLMICCKSNHGPPRLPGAGSTAEYRLKEKFFMRKVQINDKDDKEGEYRHAFEIILKDGNSVVFAAKSAEEKNGWMAALISLQYRSTLERMLDSAMLQEEKEEQMRLPGAEVYRFAEPDSEQNVVFEENVQSKSGIPIIKAGTVLKLIERLTFHMYADPNFVRTFLTTYRSFCKPQELLDLLMERFEIPEPRPNEADQMEGGEQPLSAELKRFRKEFVQPVQLRVLNVCRHWVEHHFYDFERDAHLLRRLEEFIASVRGKAMRKWVESITKIIQRKKQVQVSVPSHSITFQNSPPPIEWHICKPGNTEQFDLMTLHPIEIARQLTLLESDFYRAVQPSELVGSVWTKEDKEIHSPNLLRMIRHTTNLTLWFEKCIVETENLEERVAVVSRIIEILQVFQELNNFNGVLEVVSAMNSSPVYRLDHTFEQIPSRQRKILEEAHELSEDHYKKYLAKLRSINPPCVPFFGIYLTNILKTEEGNPDFLRRHGKDLINFSKRRKVAEITGEIQQYQNQPYCLRVEGDIRKFFENLNPMEDMSEKDFADHLFNKSLEIEPRNARSLPRFVKKYTCPLKSPGIRPTSARPGTMRHPTPLQNEPRKISYSRIPDSEAEGGAVSAPNSPRTPLTPPPASAASSSTDVGSVFDSPQGPSSPFHSTCDSIFAVVSLPHGPRSSSVSSMVSFSRGSEDVPVPPPVPPRRRPESAPAESSPSKMMSKLDSPPAVPPRQPTCKLLPPRYSSSMSSSSPPDSPPSLPPREPLSSPLHLLPPPQGRPRCDLLPQAFFPSTSSSISPAPTASSSPPPLPPPAPVTPSPSPASRKMPLPSPPLPLLPLDGPPVPPRHGVPKLPPKTYKRESLSHAPLLDTPPAL; from the exons GAGCGTGTGCAGAAGAGTTTTCCTCACCCGATCGATAAGTGGGCGATTGCTGACGCTCAGGCGGCCAtcgaaaagaggaagaggaggaaccCGCTGGCTCTGCCTGTTGACAAGATCCACCCACTGCTGAAG GAGGTGCTGGGCTATAAGATCGACCACCAGGTGTCAGTGTACATGGTGGCCGTGTTGGAGTACATCTCCGCTGACATCCTGAAGCTTGCTGGAAACTACGTCAGGAACATCCGACACTATGAGATCTCCCAGCAGGACATCACTGTGGCCATGTGTGCAGACAAG GTGCTGATGGACATGTTCCATCAGGACGAGGAGGATATCAGTGGCTTCCCTCTTATGGATGAGGAGCCCTCAGCCAATGAGGAGCAGAATTACTATGAGCTGGTGAGGAGCTTCATGTCTGATGGTCGACAGTACCTGAGACAGCTCAACCTGCTCATCAAGGTGTTCAGAGAGCCCTTCAACTCCAGCCCCATGCTCTTCTCTCAACAC GACGTGGACAGTATCTTCAGTCGAATCGTTGATATCCACGAGGTGACGGTGAAGCTGCTCGGTCTGATCGAGGACACGGTGGAGATGACAGATGAAGGCAGTCCTCACCCTCTGGTGGGCAGCTGCTTCGAGGACCTAGCTgag GAGTTGGCCTTTGATCCGTATGAGACATACACTCAGGACATCCTGCGCTCTGGTTTCCATGAACACTTCCTGAGTCAAGTGTCCAAGCCAGGAGCCGCCTTCCACCTCCAG TCCATCTGTGAAGGCTTTAAAGAGGCCGTCCAGTACGTTCTGCCCAGACTGCTGCTCACTCCTGTTTACCACTGTCTGCACCTGTTCGAGATCCTCAAG CAACTGGAGGAGaagagtgaggatgaggaggataaggagtgtctgaaacaggccatcaCAGCTCTGCTCAACCTGCAGAGCAGCATGGAGAGGATCTGCTCCAGGAGCCTGGCCAAGAGGAGGCTCAG CGAGTCGGCGTGTCGTTTCTACAGCCATCAGATGAAGGGGAAGCACCTGGCCATCAAGAAGATGAACGAGATCCAGAAGAACATCGACGGCTGGGAGGGGAAGGACATCGGCCAGTGCTGCAACGAGTTCATCATGGAAGGCACGCTGACCCGCGTGGGCGCCAAACACGAGCGCCACATTTTCCTGTTCGACGGCTTGATGATCTGCTGCAAGTCCAATCACGGCCCGCCGCGGTTGCCCGGCGCCGGCTCCACCGCAGAGTACCGGCTGAAGGAGAAGTTCTTCATGCGCAAAGTGCAGATCAATGACAAGGATGACAAGGAGGGCGAGTACCGCCACGCCTTCGAGATCATCCTGAAGGACGGGAACAGCGTGGTGTTCGCCGCCAAGTCCGCCGAGGAGAAGAACGGCTGGATGGCGGCGCTGATCTCGCTGCAGTACCGCAGCACGCTGGAGCGCATGCTGGACTCAGCCATGctgcaggaggagaaggaggagcagaTGAGGCTGCCGGGCGCCGAGGTGTACCGCTTCGCAGAACCCGACTCCGAGCAGAACGTCGTGTTTGAGGAGAACGTCCAGTCCAAGTCCGGGATCCCGATCATCAAAGCAGGGACGGTCCTGAAGCTGATCGAGAGGCTTACCTTCCACATGTACGCAG ATCCAAACTTTGTCCGAACATTTCTGACCACCTACAGATCGTTCTGTAAACCTCAGGAGCTGCTGGACCTGCTCATGGAAAG GTTTGAGATCCCGGAGCCGAGGCCCAACGAGGCGGAtcagatggagggaggagaacAGCCGCTCAGCGCTGAACTCAAACGCTTCCGGAAAGAGTTTGTGCAGCCGGTGCAGCTCAG AGTTCTGAACGTGTGTCGTCACTGGGTGGAGCATCACTTCTACGACTTTGAGAGAGACGCTCACCTGCTGAGACGCCTGGAGGAGTTCATCGCTTCAGTCAGAG gtaaGGCGATGAGGAAGTGGGTGGAGTCAATCACAAAGATCATCCAGAGGAAGAAACAGGTGCAGGTGAGCGTTCCCAGTCACAGCATCACCTTCCAGAACTCTCCTCCTCCCATCGAGTGGCACATCTGTAAACCGGGAAACACCGAGCAGTTCGACCTCATGACCCTCCACCCCATCGAGATCGCCCGACAGCTCACCCTGCTCGAGTCCGACTTCTACAG GGCGGTGCAGCCGTCGGAGCTGGTGGGCAGCGTCTGGACCAAAGAGGACAAAGAGATCCACTCGCCCAACCTGCTGAGGATGATCCGCCACACCACCAACCTCACCCTGTGGTTCGAAAA GTGTATCGTAGAGACGGAGAACCTGGAGGAACGAGTGGCCGTGGTGTCTCGGATCATCGAGATCCTGCAGGTCTTTCAGGAACTCAACAACTTCAATGGAGTTCTGGAGGTGGTCAGTGCCATGAACTCCTCACCGGTCTACAGACTGGACCACACCTTTGAG CAAATCCCGAGTCGGCAGAGGAAGATCCTGGAGGAAGCTCACGAGCTGAGTGAAGATCACTACAAGAAGTATTTGGCCAAGCTGCGCTCCATCAACCCCCCCTGTGTCCCTTTCTTTG gAATCTACCTGACCAACATCCTGAAGACAGAGGAGGGAAACCCCGACTTCCTGCGCCGACACGGTAAAGACCTGATTAACTTCAGCAAGAGGAGGAAGGTCGCCGAGATCACCGGAGAGATCCAACAGTACCAGAACCAGCCGTACTGTCTGAGAGTGGAGGGTGACATCAGG AAGTTCTTCGAGAACCTGAACCCGATGGAGGACATGTCAGAGAAAGACTTTGCAGATCACCTGTTCAACAAATCTCTGGAGATCGAACCTCGAAACGCCCGCTCATTACCTCGATTT GTGAAGAAGTACACCTGTCCTCTGAAGTCTCCGGGGATCCGTCCCACCTCTGCGAGGCCCGGCACCATGCGTCACCCGACGCCGCTGCAGAACGAGCCGAGGAAGATCAGCTACAGCCGCATCCCTGACAGTGAGGCCGAGGGCGGGGCTGTGTCCGCCCCCAACTCCCCCCGCACGCCGCTGACTCCGCCCCCTGCCTCAGCCGCCTCCAGCTCCACAGACGTAGGCAGCGTGTTCGACTCACCGCAGGGGCCCAGCAGCCCCTTCCACTCCA ccTGCGACAGTATCTTTGCGGTGGTCTCTCTGCCTCACGGCCCAC GGTCCTCCTCGGTCTCGTCCATGGTGAGTTTCAGTCGGGGTTCTGAGGACGTTCCGGTTCCTCCTCCAGTTCCTCCTCGGAGACGACCAGAGTCGGCTCCAGCAGAGTCCTCGCCGTCCAAG atGATGTCGAAGTTGGACAGCCCCCCCGCTGTCCCCCCTCGCCAGCCCACCTGTAAGCTCCTCCCCCCTCGTTACTCCTCGTCGATGTCGTCGTCGTCCCCCCCCGACAGCCCCCCTTCGCTGCCTCCTCGGGAGCCCCTCAGCTCTCCTCTGCACCTCCTGCCCCCCCCTCAGGGCCGCCCCCGCTGCGACCTGCTGCCTCAGGCCTTcttcccctccacctcctcctccatcagccCCGCTCCCACCGCCTCCTCCTcgccccctcccctccctccccccgcCCCCGTCACCCCCAGCCCCAGCCCCGCCTCCAGAAAGATGCCCCTCCCGTCCCcgcccctccccctcctccccttggACGGCCCCCCCGTCCCCCCTCGTCACGGCGTCCCCAAACTCCCCCCCAAGACCTACAAGAGGGAGTCTCTGAGCCACGCCCCCCTGCTGGACACGCCCCCTGCACTGTGA
- the gemin6 gene encoding gem-associated protein 6 produces the protein MQCGWPLLGPLQWIRYVNKQVKVKAGKDEELCGWLLTVDPVSASLVMVDFGEVGGASVRVVMGHAVQQVEVLQDADEETARRLQAVFTPPETRGLDLDPEQLRRRRDCVRRWLEKNRVPVQEDGEQLMVAGALTLAAPYRPEDCSSSNQIILDRVQRLLRADPHHLSPPEDADQDQA, from the exons ATGCAGTGCGGCTGGCCTCTGTTAGGTCCGCTGCAGTGGATCCGTTACGTCAACAAACAGGTGAAGGTGAAGGCGGGAAAAGACGAGGAGCTCTGTGGCTGGCTGCTGACTGTGGACCCGGTGTCCGCCAG TCTGGTCATGGTGGACTTCGGTGAGGTGGGCGGAGCCTCGGTGCGGGTGGTGATGGGTCACGCGGTGCAGCAGGTGGAGGTCCTGCAGGATGCGGATGAGGAGACAGCACGGCGGCTGCAGGCGGTCTTCACCCCCCCTGAGACCCGTGGCTTGGACCTGGATCCGGAGCAGCTGCGGCGGCGGCGGGACTGCGTGCGGCGCTGGCTGGAGAAGAACCGGGTCCCGGTGCAGGAGGACGGCGAGCAGCTGATGGTGGCCGGAGCGCTGACGCTCGCCGCTCCGTACAGACCGGAGGACTGCAGCAGCTCCAACCAGATCATCCTGGACCGGGTCCAGAGGCTGTTACGGGCCGATCCGCATCACCTGAGCCCACCTGAGGACGCAGACCAGGACCAGGCCTGA